Below is a window of Mucilaginibacter ginkgonis DNA.
AAACCTACTGCTGTTGGTGACAGCCTTACATACCAGTGGACGCCATCCGCCGGCCTGGACCATGACAATGTCCTGAGCCCTCTGGCGAGCCCTACTAACGATACGCGCTATACATTGACGGCGACATCGGCAAAAGGTTGTTCGGTATCGGCAAGCGTGTTTATCACTGTATTGAAAGTGCCCAAGGTATCGAACACATTTACACCAAATGGCGACGGCGTTAATGACACCTGGCACATAGACCAACTTGACCGATACGTAAATTCTACGGTAGAGGTGTTTAGCCGCAATGGCGAAAAGGTATTTTCTTCTTTAGGTTACAGCGTTCCGTGGGATGGTAAATACAACGGGCAAGACCTTCCTGCCGGCGTATACTATTACATCATCAATCCAAAAAGCGGCCGCAAAACCATGTCGGGCTGGGTAACCGTCGTCCGGTAGAAACTTAAATAACAGTTAATTCTTATCGCAAAAGTTAAAGCAGGGCGATAAAACGCAAAAAGCAAACTAAAATCGCAACCGATTATCACAAGCGTCCGTATAAAAGCGCAACACGGCTTTTTTGTGATGATGTTTATAGATGGAGTGCGATTTATTTTAAGGTATGCCTGCCTGCTATTTTTAGTTTGGCTGCTAACTGCTTATAAAGCTAATGCTCAAACGTCGACAAACATGGGCAAGGAGTTTTATACAGCCTATGCTGAACACATCTATCCGGCCGGTCCGGTAGGGAGTAATATTACCAATACCAGTTCTATGTTTCTGTATGTCACCTCAGACAGAAACGCGTCGGTAAAGGTGGAGGTGATGGACGGGTCATTCAATCAGCAATTTACAGTTACGGCAAACCAGGTAACTACCATCCAAGTGATCCCTTCAGCAAGTTTAAAAGGCTTGTCAAAAGTTGCTGCAAAAAAGGCTGTGCATATTACATCGACAGAAAATGTCAGCGTGTTTGCCCAGATCTACGGCGCAACTACGGTAGGTGTTTCGGGGGCAACAATGCTGTTGCCGGTAAATGTGTTAGGTACCGAGTACCGTTCTGTAAATTTTACGCAAACATCAAATGCTGCCGCATTCAGCGAAGGTAAAGCTTACAATTTTTTAAACGTTGTTGCTACGGAAGACAATACAACTATAGAGATCACACCTAAAGCTAACGTTTATAATGATGGGCTGCTAACTGTTCGTCCGGCAGGCACACCCTTCACTATTACATTAAATAAGGGCGATGTTTATCAGGGGTTATCTGACGACGATCTTACAGGCAGCCGCGTGAGGTCTGTAGGTGCGAACAGCGCTATTTGTAACCAAATAGCCGTGTTTAGCGGCAGCAGTAAAACAGCCATTTATGGCCGGGTGTCAAATTGTACGATTTTCAGCACGTCAGACAATTTATTTCAGCAGGCTTATCCGGTAACCTCATGGGGGACTCAATTCGCCACCGTGCCGCTGGCAGGCCGCGAAACGCAGAAAGATATATACAGGGTTATCGTCTCAGACCCTGCAACAACAATAACAGGTGTGCCGGCTTTTAACGCTGCCGACCTTGAAACTAAAGGTTATATTGAATTTGTGTCTGACCAGCCTATGGTAATCAACGCGGACAAACCTGTGCAGGTTGCACAGTACGCCATATCGCAGTTTGCGGCATCGTGCAGTAACACTAACGGAGATACCGGCGACCCGGAGATGATCTACCTTAACCCGGTTGAGCAAGGTGTAACCTCATCTTCATTTTACGCTGCCGGTAAATGGGCTGTTGCCAACAGCTTTTTAAACGTAACCATCCCGACCGATGCGGTTGCGTCATTTAAACTCGACGGTGTGCGTCCCGCAAGCGTTACTTTCGCACCAATCCCGGGCAACAGTTCATTTTCCTACGCGCAAATACGCGTTAGCAATGGTCCGCAGGTTACGCAAAACCCATCTGCCACCCTAGGCGTACACAGTATCTCTGCTGACAAACCATTCAACGCTACAGTGTATGGCTTTGGCAATTTCGAGTCGTATGGTTACTCGGCAGGTGCAAGTTTTAAGAAATTAAATGAAGCATTAAGTCTGAGAGATCCTGCTACAAATGCGACGGCTCAATCAACCATTTGCTCCGGTAAAGGTTATACGCCGCAGTTAACGCTGCCGTTTCAAGTGGCACAGATCACCTGGAAGTTTGACGATGGCACCAATTATGTTCAGAACAACCCAACGGCTACATCGACGCGCAATTACAACCAAACTGTTTACACCTATAGCTATTTTAATTCAACTCAGAATACTAACCTTATTCATCTTACGGCAGGCAGCCATAAGATCATCGCCACTGTTGCAAATGCTTCGGTTGGTTGCGGGACAGACGACAATGAACTTTCTGTGACTGTTACAGATGCCCCGGTTCCGTTATTCGCGACTACAAGCGCGTGTATCGGCCAGGCAATTACATTTACACCAGGTACGCCTACAAATAATAATAATGTCGCGTCAGTGCTGTGGAATTTTGGCGATAACTCTACTGCCACAACATTTAATGTAAACCATATATACACAGCAGCAGGAAGCTATAATGCAACACTAACGATCAATTATACCAGCGGGTGCAGCGCCACCTCGGCTGTGCAAATTGTAAGGATCATAGACAAACCGGTAGCTGCATTTAACTATTCATCACCAGATTGCGCCGCGACGGCAATCAGTTTTAAAGATAATTCAACCGCAACAGGGAGCGCGGTAAGCACTTGGGCGTGGGACTTTGGCGACAATACTGCATCCACATCGCAAAACCCGACACACACTTACCCTTCGGCCGGCAATTACAAGGTTTCATTAACGGTCACTAACAATAATGGTTGCGCAGGTGATGTGATCACACAAATTATTGTGGTGAACCCGGTACCGACAATCATCATTAATCAACCTGCAAGTGTTTGCGTTAATGCATCACCAATAACAATCACGGCAAACAAAAACGGCGCAACGGGCACAGAAATTTTCACAGGTGATGGTATTACGCCGGAAGGATTATTTGACCCGGCTATAGCGGGCATTGGTACGCATGCAATCAGCTATAACTTTACATCTGCCCAAACCGCTTGTACATTTTCGCAATCGTTTAGCGTAAGCGTTACACCTGCGCCTGATGCTCCAGCCGTGAAGTACAACGGCACTTGTGCCGACGGGACAACGACTTTTAATGTAACCAATGCCGCAGGTGACGCAAGTATTTATAACTGGGATTTCGGCGATGGAAACGTCGTTAACGGAGGTGCTACCATGAACCATCAATTTGCTGCGCCCGGCGACTATAAAGTACTTGTATCACTTGTAACTAATAATTGCGGCAACGTATCTGCGCCTGTTGCGGTGCACATCAACAAAAAGCCCGTAGCAAATTTTACCTACGTACAAACTACTTGCAGCGGCGAAAGCGTAGCTTTCAAAGACGCGTCAAATGATCCGGAAAATGCAGCGATAACCTCTTGGCTGTGGAGTTTTGGCGACGGTACTACATCAACACAACAAAATCCGCTGCACAGCTTTGCTGCCCCCGGCACTTACAGTGTTACGTTACGGGTGGCTAATAGCAATGGCTGTCAAAGTGTGACAACTACTCAAGCCGTAATCATCACGCCGCCGCCAATTATTAGTATAGCTCAACCCGCACCGCAATGCGAAGGCGATGCCACAATGAAGGTTCTCGCAACGGTAACGGGTGCCACCGGCAAAGGTGTTTTTATGGGAGACGGTATAAGCAAAGCCGGTGATTTCAATGCGCACAATGCCGGCCCGGGTATTCACGTCATGACGTACACTTTTACTACAACTGCCGGATGCACCTACACAAGGAATTTTAATATAATAGTATACCCGGAGCCTATAATTACTATTGGAAATGATGTTACGCTACTGGAAGGCGACTCGACATTCCTGCAAGCTACCGCAAATGGCGACGGGTTGAAGTACAAGTGGTACCCTGCTTCAGGGTTAAGCCGCGATGATGTTTTAAATCCCGTAGCAACGCCGTTAAACGATACAAAATACACGTTGACCGTTACATCGGCATCTGGCTGTACAAATTTTGCTAATATTAGCGTAAGGGTTTTAAACAGCACTAAAATTGTAAACGCTTTTTCGCCCAACGGCGACGGTATCAATGATCTTTGGAATATTGCTTTGTTAAGCAACTATCCGCAGGCACTTGTAAATATTTATACGCGCAATGGCGAAAAAGTTTTCTCGTCTGTAGGTTATAGCGTACCTTGGGATGGAAAATACAATGGGTCCGACTTACCGGCGGGTGTTTATTATTATATTGTGAATTTAAAGAACGGAAAAAAGCCCATAGCCGGGAACGTGACCATTGTTAGATAGATGAAGAGAGCGCTATTTTTACTTTTTTTTCTTATTGCTACCCTAAGTTATGTTGAGGCCCAGCAAAGGCCTCAATATACGCAGTACGTATTCAACAATATGCTGCTTAATCCGGCGGTATCGGGCATTGAAAACTACACCGACGTAAAATTAGGCTACCGCAGCCAATGGACAGGCCTTAGCGGCGCACCTGTTACTTCTTATTTTACCGTTAACGCCCCAATAGGTGCCGACTTTGTAAACGGAGACGCAACCGCGTCTGCAGCGGGCGGCGGTGTTAACCCCTTAAGCCGTTTATACACACAATATTATGAAGCCGCACAGCCGCATCACGGTATTGGCTTTATGGTAGTGAACGATAAGACAGGCCCTTTAACGCAAACCAATATCGATGCTACTTACGCTTACCATTTGGGTTTAAGCCCAACCTGGAACATGTCTGTAGGTGTATCGGCTGGTGTTAATCATGTGATCTTAAATACATCTGAGATAACGCTTGAAACACCTTTCGACCCGGCTATCGCGAATGGCAACATCAGCCAGTGGAAGCCCGATGTTGGTGCCGGCATTTGGGCGTATACATCAAACTTTTATGTTGGCGCATCGGTGCAGCAACTGATCAAACAAAACCTGTACTTCAGCACCAATAAAACGTATAACCAAAGCCAAACGGTTCCGCATTTCTTTTTTACAGCCGGCACAAAGCTGTTTTTATCTGATGATGTAACCTTTTTGCCGTCGGTTATGGTAAAGGTGATCAATCCGGTACCAGTTTCTTTTGATATTACAGGCAAAGTTGCCTTCCGCGATAAGTTTTGGGTAGGCGGTGCTTACCGCCATAACGATTCATTCTCAGGCCTGGTTGGTTTTAATATCAACTCACTCATCAACGTGGGCTATTCTTATGATGTAACCACCTCAAACCTTAACACGGTAAGCAACGGTTCGCACGAGATCGTTTTAGGCATTTTGCTGAATAACCGCTACAAAGTTACCTGCCCGCAGCGGTCGTTTTAAGTTAACAGCTCAGGCAGTTTTCCAGAAGCTAACGATCAATCCGCCTGAAACGATCAACAACCCGCCCAGCAGAACAGGCATCGATGGTATCTCTTTGGTAGAAATATAAGTGATGATCTGCCACATCACAAACAAGGTAGCGATGTACAATCCCACAACTTTACCAAATTCTAACGGTGCAAGGTTGAGAAACACACCATAAGCAAATACCAATATTGCACCCAAGGCTGCCCATGCTATTCTTGCCGTGCCGGTTTCATTGTAGATAGACCTTCTGATGATCGCGTCTCCGCTTACCTCAAGGGCTGTGGCAATGATCAGAAAGAATATGGGATGGATGTTTTTCATATCCTTTACACTTCTCTTCTGAGCCTCGCTACAGGGATATTCATCTGCTCACGGTATTTGGCAACGGTGCGGCGTGCAATATTATAGCCGCGCTCTTTTAAAATTTCGGTGAGCTTTTCATCAGCCAGGGGATGGCGCTTGTCTTCGCCGCCAATACAGTCTTCCAAAATCTTTTTAACCTCTTTGTTAGAAACTTCCTCACCGCTTTCTGTTTGTATCGCCTCTGAGAAGAATGATTTTAGCAAAAAGGTGCCATGCTCGGTCTGTACATATTTCGAGTTCGCTACGCGGGACACCGTAGAAATGTCCATACCAATACGGTCGGCAATGTCCTTCAGGATCATCGGGCGCAGGTTGCGCTCATCACCGGTCAGGAAAAAGTCATACTGATACTGCATTATGGCATTCATGGTTTTCAGCAAGGTTTGCTGGCGCTGCTTAATAGCATCTATGAACCATTTTGCCGAGTCGAGCTTCTGCTTTACAAATTGCACCGCCTCTTTCATTTTCTTATCGCGTTGCGATGCCTTGTCGTAATGATCAAACATTTCCTGGTAAGAGCGGCTTACACGCAATTCGGGCGCGTTTTTTGAGTTCAAGGTCAGTACCAACCGGCCATCATTGTTGGTGATATGAAAATCGGGGATAACCTGCAGCTGCTTGGTGTTGGCAGTGCTGGAGTCGCCCGGTTTTGGGTTAAGTTTCAATATCTCGTTGATCACACCGCGCAGCTCGACAGACGTCATGTTGAGTGATCGCTCTAGCTTGTCGTAATGTTTGCGGGTAAACTCGTCCAGATAGTCTTCGACAACCAATATGGCTTTCTTGATGATAGGGTCGCCGTGATCTTTGCGTTTCAATTGCAGCAGCAAACATTCCTGAAGCGAACGCGCGGCAATGCCCGGCGGGTCAAAGGCCTGTATTACCTTCAGCATTTCCTCCACCTCTTCATCCTCGGCCATTACATTTTGCGAAAAGGCAAGGTCGTCTGTCAGGGACATGATAGGGCGGCGCAGGTAGCCATCATCGTCTAAACTGCCAATGATCTGTTGGCCAATCATAAAGTCTTTGTCAGACAATGGCAGCAGGTCTAATTGCGCTTGTAAGGTCTCAAAAAAAGAAGTTTGAATAGCGATAGGCATTTCCTTGCGGTCTTCCTCATCATCGCCATTCTGGTCATATTTAGAGCCGTAATCATTTACATTATCTTCCTGCAAATAATCATCTATGTTAAATTCGTCATATTCGCTGTTGTCGTCGTTGCTGTCAAAGTTATCATCCTCAGGGTCGCGGTCGGGGTACTGCTCCTCGGGTTCGTTAAGATTGGTCAAACTAAGATCTTCAAGCGCGGGATTTTCTTCCAGTTCTTCTTTTATGCGCGTATCCAGCGAAACAGTAGGCACCTGCAACAGCTTAATAAACTGTATTTGTTGCGGCGAAAGTTTTTGTAAAAGTTTTTGTTGAAGATTCTGTTTTAGCATAATTAGGAACGGGCCAAAATTACATCAATTAACCATCATATAAAAGTTGCCGTGTTTGGCGCAACCCGTCTGCAATGTAAACGCAATAGCAGGTAATTGTTTGGCAAAAGTTAATTTGTTTATTGTTTTAACGGTTAAGGGCTTATCTTAGTGTCACATTAAACCTGTTTCTTATGGCTTTTATAAAGGAGTTTAAAGAATTTGCCATGCGTGGCAATGTGGTAGACCTGGCAGTTGGTGTTATCATTGGTGCTGCTTTTGGCAAGATCGTAACCTCACTGGTAAACGATGTATTGATGCCACCGATCGGGATCTTAACAGGCGGGCTTGATTTTAGCAAACAGAAATATGTGTTGAAAGCGGCAGAAGGTAAAACTCCGGAGACCGCGATCAACTACGGCTTGTTCATTAACGCGCTTATTGATTTTATCATCGTTGCTTTTGTGATATTCTTGGTAGTGAAAGGAATCAATGCGTTAAAACGTAAAGAAGAGGTTGCGCCAACTGTGCCCGTACCGCCAAGTAAAGAAGAAGTGTTGCTGGCAGAGATACGCGATATCTTAGCTGCGCAAACAAAATAAAATATAGCCGTGCAAGTGTTGGATTGATTAAAACAAAATGCTACATTTGCACTCTTATTTTTTAAAGCAACGAATACAACAATAGAGTTATGAAAAGAACGTTTCAGCCTTCTCAGCGTAAAAGAAGAAATAAACACGGTTTCCGCGAGCGTATGTCTACAGCTAACGGCCGTAGAATACTTGCTGCCAGAAGAGCTAAAGGCCGCAAAAGATTAAGTGTATCTGACGAGCGCCGCCACAAAGCGTAATCAACATACGGTTGCTTTACCTGTAATTTCATCAACGGATTTTAGCATCCGGTTGTAGTGTAAGCAACAATGAATACTTTTAAAAAGGAAGAACGTTTGTGTAATAAAAAGTTGCTTGAGCAGCTTTTTCACAAAGGTTCTTTTTTTTTATGTTATCCCTATAGGGTTTCCTGGCTAAAGCTAGAAGAACCGGCACCTGTTCCTGTACAGGTTGTTTTTCCCGTAGCAAAAAAGCGCTACAAGCGAGCGGTTGACCGCAACCTTATTAAACGCCGCACCCGTGAGGCGTACCGTCTTAACAAGCAAGAACATTTATACGATATGTTACTTGATACACAGGTCTCTATTTTATTGTCTGTAAGCTACATCGGTAAAGAGATCAACGATTTTAGCCTGATGCAGGATAAGATGCTCAAATTGTTTAAACAGCTTACTGCAGCCATAAATGAGAGCAATAGTTAAACTGCTTAAAACCCTGGCAGGTTACTTCTTTATTAGCTTGATTAAAGTTTACCAATATTTACTGTCGCCTCTGTTTGGCGTGTCATGCAGGTATACCCCCTCATGCTCGCAATATGGGGTAGAAGCGATAAAAAAATACGGCGCTTTTAAAGGCGGATGGCTAACTTTGAAACGTATTGGCACGTGCCATCCCTGGGGTGGCAACGGCCACGATCCGGTTCCATAGTAGCCGTTTAATCCACATAACAATTAGAGCCCTCTCCCTCGGAGAGGGTTTGGGAGAGGTCAAATGAGTGTAATACTTCAAATAGAAACGGCAACTACAGTTTGCTCTGTCGCGCTGGCCAAAGACGGTAACGTACTGGCGGTTAAGGAGATGAACGAGCGTAACGTACACGCCGAGAAAATAACCTTGTTTATACAAGATGTGTTACAGCAGGCCAAGCACACTTTAGCAGATATTGCTGCCGTAGCAGTGAGTAAAGGCCCGGGTTCTTACACCGGCTTGCGCATTGGTGTTTCTGCCGCCAAGGGCTTATGCTTTGCGCTGGATAAGCCGCTTATTGCCATTAATACACTCGATGCCATGGCTGCAGGCGCGTTAGTATTTAACGATCAATTTTCTGCCGATGCCATCCTTTGCCCGATGATAGATGCGAGAAGGATGGAAGTATATACTGCGTTATACGATAGCGACGCATTGCCTGTAAAACCTACATCTGCAAAGATCATTGACGAAAATTCGTTTGCAGATGTGAGAGACCATCAACTGGTAATTTTCGGCGATGGCGCACTCAAATGTAAAGATGTGTTGATAAACCACAATGTGCTTTGGCTAAGCGATTTTGAAAACTCTGCAACGCAACTAACGGCCATCGCTTTGCAGAAATATCAAAACGGTGCTTTTGAAGATATAGCCTACTTTGAGCCCTACTATTTAAAAGAATTTATCACTACGGCGAGGTAGCGCCCGGGCTGTTTATGTAATCCTTAGGCTTTTTACCGAAGATATTTTTGAAGGTACGTTTCAGAAAACCTTCATCTTCACCCATTGGTATCGAACTGGCATTTGCGGGGCTTTCTACATCGGCACCAAACTTAAGCGCGAAGCCGAAGAAGATACCTGCGCCTGTAAAGTTAGCATTGCTGTTGATGTAATTAAGATTGCCGCGGTGCGCGCGAAACATATCATAGCTGGTAAGCAGCTGCTCGGTACCTAAAAATACCTCCGCATTTGCCGACTTGAACATGATCTTGCCACCCAGGTTAAATTGTTTCAGATCGTCATACGTGCCCATTACACCTACAGTCACTTTTCCATATTGCACGTTGTTAATGAACGCGCCGGCAATGCCGTTGTAAAACAGTTGTTTCGATGCTACAAGTATAGGGTTGTATTTAAACTGTTTCTCCCCGTCAAGCCAGAAATATTTGGTCGCGCTTATCTCTGCCAAACCATTGGTTACTGTGGTAAATGACTTATTCTCGCCGCCCTGCTGAGTGATAAAACTGGCGCCGTTATATACATTCTGACCTGCGTTGCCCGAACTTAAGCCGATAGTATCAGTATGATTAAAATTATAAATATGCGGATCGCTGCCCCAATGAATAAAGCCCAGGTCTTTAATGTTGTACTGGATATGCACACCATCTTCGTTATGCTGTTCTACACCAAAGCTTACAGACAAGCCGGGATTTTTAAAATTAGGCACTACATTGTTGGCTGCAAAAGATCCTGGGGTATAACTGGTACGGTGCTGGCCTATTAAATTAAGGTACAGAGCCGATGTACCGTCCGACTGATTCTTATTAAAGATAATGTCCGACTGATTGATAGTAGTGTTGTCATACGCGATACCCGACAACGCGCTGATCTTGTAGCCTACAGAAAATTTGGGGCTCAGCGTTTCGCGGTATGTAAAACTAAACTGGTGATACCCCTGTGCGTAATACCTGTCATTAAAAAGGTTTGTATATGGCTGCAGGTTATTAAAGTTGGTGCCGCCGTCAAAAAGCTGCACGGTCTCGTCGGTAAAGTGCGCCGTCCCCTCGGCGCGTATCTGCCACGAGAAACCAATTTCCTGCTTGCCCGCAAGGTCTGCAAACATCTTGAACATGCCGACATATATATTATTGTTGGTGCTAAGCGTATTAAAATTATTGCGGCCTACATAAATATTAGGGAACGTACTATTATGCAAAAACAAATACTGCTTCAGGGTTGTAGTCGCGTTACCGGTAGTGTAAGCACTGGCACTTAGGTTGGGCACAAAAAAATTAAATGCCATCATTTTAGTTGTGTCGGGCTTAAAAATTCCTTGTGCGGGATTTTCGAAGGACTCGACCATCGTGCTGCTAAAATATTGCGAAAAGCGTTGCGCAAAAGCGCTTATGGGTAAAACCAGTAAAAGGAACAGCGTAAATTTTTTAATCACAATTATTGTGTTAAGTCTGATAATTAAGCCTTTGCCCATTTAACGGCAATTGCCGGTTGATATTTCATAGTCTCTATCAGTTATTATTTTTTACCGATGAAGTGTCTGACACAGGCTGGTAAAGGCACAGGTTGGTATAAAAATTATTGTCCGAAGCACTTAGCTGAAATGACAATCCGTAAAAGTTTTTAAGCCCCGGCTCCGCATTGTTGTAAGCGCTGTAAAAGCCCGGTTTCATATCTCTTTGGAAAACATGGCTTGCATTCTTAAAGTTCAGATAAAACGACACGTTACTTTTTTCGGATAGTAAATTGTCGAAACTGTTGAACGTTTCGGTCTTACTCAAAAACTTTTGGTTGTTGTAGCTTTCAATAAATGAATGCAGCTCGCCCGGCGTATTAGCCAGTATCAGGTAATTATTTACTATTGTAAAGTACGGTTTATTGAAATTGCTGAACGCATCGCCAAATAAAAAGAAAGGAATCTTTTCATAATTGAACTGACCGATGCCGTCATCGCGCATGGTGCTGATATTAATTAGCGGTGGTAATATCTGCGCCCCGTTTTTTACATCTACAATTGCATAACGTTCCTGGAAGCGTGTGGTCAGTGTAGCAAACTCGGCGCCTAACTGCTTGTTTATTTCGTGATCTATGTTTACGCCTGTCTCGGCCTTTATCTTTTCAAAAAGCTCGACGGAACTTTTGTGCAGCCCGCTTTTACCTATCCATTGCGCCAGGTCTGTAATAAAACGCTGCGGGTCTGACACAGAAAAGCTGGTGCTGTATGCTGTAGTTGCGGGAAAAATGTCTTTAAGGCTGTTATCAAGCGGTTGTTGTGCAGCAAATAGGTTAAGGTAGCTGGCGGGTTTTTTGGCGTCAATGGCGGTAAGCCCGTTAAACATTAGCGCATCCTTGCGATAATTGAAACTTAATGCCGCTTGTGCTGCCAGGGATTTAAAAGATTTCAGCAATTCGGGGTTTGACCCGCTGAATACCTGCGCCACCAGCGGCTTTAACTGCGCGTAGTTAATGTACAACAAGCCAAAGGCGTTGGCGTGCTGCTGATCTGGTACCTGGTAAAAATCATTTCTTTGATTTTTAATATCATATTCGGCAGCGATGCGCAGCAGCGGTAATGAGAAACTGGCAGAGAACACATGGTCGTCACTTTCTGAAATAAAAAACGACCTGCCCATGCCGGCAATGTCCAGCTTCAATAATTTAGTGTATCCCGGGTAGCTTACGTTTGCTTTGAAATTTGGGTCGTTTAAAATTGCTGCATTTTTATAGAGCTTTTCCTTACCGGGATTAGCTGCAGTGGTAGTGATCAGCACGTCTATCTGCTCGCCGGTTAACGGATGTACAGACACATAAAAAGGGCGGTTCTTAAAGTAGCTTTTGAAAACGGCGTTTTGCATCAGTGCCTTTTTAAGCAATGCAAACTCTCTAGTTTTTATGGGGCCAAGGATAGATGCAAATAAGTTGTTATCGTTAAATGCCTCGTAAAAAGAATCGTCATTGTTATATTCCAGCACCAAAGCGGCGTCGCCCGGCACATGTTTAAGCAAGTCTGCGGGTTTTAAATTGGCTTGCGAAATGCTCCTGAAATAGAAGATGGTAACAACAGCTGTTATGATCAATAATGCAATGGCTATAAGCATGTGTTTCATTGTTACCCTATTATAGCAAAGGTATATTTTTACCTGTCACCCATAAAGTAATGTTTTCAATTGGTTAATTTAGCTGTCTACCAACATGAGCAAATCAGCAATTATCACAGGCGCGCTACTCGGCGCTATTGCCGTTATTACAGGCGCTTTTGGCGCGCACGGATTAAAAGCCATACTTACAACAACGCAATTAGAAACCTGGCATACAGCAGTACAATATCACTTTTACCATGTTTTTGCCATCCTGTTTTTATCTACGTTCAAGAATAAAGAAAGCAAACTTATTTTTGCGTCTTACTGGTTATTCTTATTAGGAATAGTATTTTTTTGCGGATCACTCTATCTGCTGTCTTGCATACAGGTTTTAGGCTGGCCGTGGCTGCGTATAATGGGCCCGATCACCCCCGTTGGCGGCCTTTTGTTCATCGCCGGGTGGATCACCCTGGCCATTGCAGCTGTAAAAGAAAGGTAATTGATGCTGGAGTTTGCTGATACCCATAATGCAGGCCGTAAGACACTTTTTGTTGAGGTGATATTGCCTTTGGCGATTGCCAAAAATTATACCTATCGTGTGCCTTTTGATATGAATGATGCCGTTGCCATTGGTAAGCGCGCGGTAGTTCAATTTGGCAAAAGCAAAATGTATACGGCAATTATTGTTGCCATTACAGAGCAGGCGCCCGAGAAATATGAGGCCAAGTACCTGATGGACCTGCTCGACGACAGGCCGGTTGTTACGG
It encodes the following:
- a CDS encoding ribonuclease P protein component, which translates into the protein MNTFKKEERLCNKKLLEQLFHKGSFFLCYPYRVSWLKLEEPAPVPVQVVFPVAKKRYKRAVDRNLIKRRTREAYRLNKQEHLYDMLLDTQVSILLSVSYIGKEINDFSLMQDKMLKLFKQLTAAINESNS
- the yidD gene encoding membrane protein insertion efficiency factor YidD is translated as MRAIVKLLKTLAGYFFISLIKVYQYLLSPLFGVSCRYTPSCSQYGVEAIKKYGAFKGGWLTLKRIGTCHPWGGNGHDPVP
- a CDS encoding DUF5723 family protein translates to MIKKFTLFLLLVLPISAFAQRFSQYFSSTMVESFENPAQGIFKPDTTKMMAFNFFVPNLSASAYTTGNATTTLKQYLFLHNSTFPNIYVGRNNFNTLSTNNNIYVGMFKMFADLAGKQEIGFSWQIRAEGTAHFTDETVQLFDGGTNFNNLQPYTNLFNDRYYAQGYHQFSFTYRETLSPKFSVGYKISALSGIAYDNTTINQSDIIFNKNQSDGTSALYLNLIGQHRTSYTPGSFAANNVVPNFKNPGLSVSFGVEQHNEDGVHIQYNIKDLGFIHWGSDPHIYNFNHTDTIGLSSGNAGQNVYNGASFITQQGGENKSFTTVTNGLAEISATKYFWLDGEKQFKYNPILVASKQLFYNGIAGAFINNVQYGKVTVGVMGTYDDLKQFNLGGKIMFKSANAEVFLGTEQLLTSYDMFRAHRGNLNYINSNANFTGAGIFFGFALKFGADVESPANASSIPMGEDEGFLKRTFKNIFGKKPKDYINSPGATSP
- a CDS encoding DUF423 domain-containing protein, whose product is MSKSAIITGALLGAIAVITGAFGAHGLKAILTTTQLETWHTAVQYHFYHVFAILFLSTFKNKESKLIFASYWLFLLGIVFFCGSLYLLSCIQVLGWPWLRIMGPITPVGGLLFIAGWITLAIAAVKER
- the tsaB gene encoding tRNA (adenosine(37)-N6)-threonylcarbamoyltransferase complex dimerization subunit type 1 TsaB, with amino-acid sequence MSVILQIETATTVCSVALAKDGNVLAVKEMNERNVHAEKITLFIQDVLQQAKHTLADIAAVAVSKGPGSYTGLRIGVSAAKGLCFALDKPLIAINTLDAMAAGALVFNDQFSADAILCPMIDARRMEVYTALYDSDALPVKPTSAKIIDENSFADVRDHQLVIFGDGALKCKDVLINHNVLWLSDFENSATQLTAIALQKYQNGAFEDIAYFEPYYLKEFITTAR